The Nymphalis io chromosome 3, ilAglIoxx1.1, whole genome shotgun sequence genome contains the following window.
TcagtcaagtttccacttatatttaaaataatataaatatataatatagagcaGAACAaacaacttaataaaaaaaaatcatgagagTAggggaaatttaaaaattaaagaactaGGTTTTTAACAGGCTCTAACACAAACCTGAAGTTTCCGATTGATTCCGTAAATATACCAATACTAgaaaatttagtattatattccTTACAAACTAACTCTTATCAacgttaaatataactttattttaattcacaAGCAATTAACCTACATAACATAGAAACCTATATGTTTttttagtgttttattatttgtgtgaCAGatgtatattatcatatataaagaaaatgaatacaaatacCCATAATAACTCACTCGACGAAGGTTATCCTTTTGTAAAGCGAGGTCACTGTGAGTTAACCAaatgtattttacttatttgttgAATTACCTCGATACCTTTGTATTCGTTTAAACATTATACCATGATATTCACCTTGTAAATGATCAAAACACTTAGATATATATGATGGAAATACATCATTGTCTGTTCCTGTCGTTCAATCGTGTGTTTAGTTACGTATGTTTTTGAGTACGTAAGTATGACCCAGCCAAtgttactacaggcacgagggacataacgtccaaggtcggtggcgcattgccgTTGTAAGGAATTCCtttaaagaatttttaacatttcttacattaccgATAccagtggtgatcacttatcattAGGTGGCCATTTGCCTCTGCTTATATATTTGATGtggaaaaatctataaaaaatattacagcatggaataaatacatatatgaagTAGGTACATAAGTCTGTTATGTCGGGAACGTGGTCACagaataccttttttatttaaatagatagatattatttaagtttgaaTTGCCTAGCAAAAAGAAGCGAACGGGTGGGTAACACTAAGTACATCCGTTTATACCATTCGAGTTACAAATTATAGTATATCGCGTTTTATCAAATCGTAAACATTATAGTAGTCTAGCTCTATGCTATCTAGCTTCAGCTATAAAGCATTAATCTTGTTTACGTCTTGTTAACATTCTGACCGCTATAAGTTATTTGTGCTAATCGGAACCTaacgtatatgtataataaattgattattgaCATCTAAAATCGATTTATAATATGGTTGCAGAAACGATGAACGCTTGAATGGTTGATTGACTCGCTAGCTAGCTAAAGAATAAACACgtaattgtaacaatttttgtcaaaaaaaaacttaaaaaatatttgtatatttacttaataagacgcattattatgaaattcttagtaaaaaaataaaatattaaaacagatatttaaaagaaactgtTTTCTTAGTCACGTCATACTTTTCATCGTCAAAGTCGGTCCTTCAAATTTTATGAGCGCAAACGAAATAAATAGGAAGACTCAAAATTAGAActcaaatttattacattttatttgtcacGTTTTTATTAAGCAAAGAAGTGTGGATGCGCTttagctttataaatatatattgaatataagaaTATGAACTTACTTGTTGAATATCTACTGAATTTTTAAACAACAGTAAATCTATTTTGTGAATTTTTTGAAAGTAAAACTTTTAGTAGTTTCCTGCAAGAATTACGTAAACCACTTCAATATAATCTATGTCTGctcttctgttttttttttgtttcgtattATTGGTAGTTATTGACgagattttaacaatttaaataaaattatcctaTAATACGTTCTCCAAAatctgtaatatatatgtataaaataactcACCTATTTTGGAACCAAACTTGAACGACACGCATGTCTAGGCCGGTATCTTGAGCAAGTTGCTCCCTTACGTGCCGAGCTGGTTTAGGACTACTGCTGTAGGCACTTTTAAGTGTTTCCAACTGCTTAGCAGTAATAGTAGTCCGCGGCCGTTTGCTAGCTGCATCGCCGTCTATGGAACCTTCACCTATAATGGAACGGTCTGTTTACTTGATCTGGGTTCTATATATggtgaaatttatttgttatgccAGTGCATTATCACCCAAACAGCCATTCAAGTTAAtactgttttgcgttagaattaTCAGAAATATTAGTGTATTGTACAtatccagacaggcttgcacaaagacctaccactaactgcttgttaaatatttaagtagtatttaaaaaatgtcacaattaaaaatatattacgaatGTTTTTAGTTGTTCACGTGTTTAAACTAAATGATTAATatgcaaaaaattaaatacattgcaATTTTCTAGGTGGCAGGACTTTGTCCAAGCCCGCCGGAGAGGTtacagccactcatcagatattttagcgctaaacagcaatacttaaaacttttgcgttccggtttgaaggagtctgaaccagtgtaactacaggcacaagagaaatAACATCTTCGTacacaaggttggtggtgcagtggcggtgtaaggaatggttaatatttcatacatcgccaatgtacatgggcggtggtgaccacttgacatcaggtggcccatttgcccgtccctatctataacataaaaacaaaaaattgttttatttacacttaTGGAATATTTACCTTTCGCTCTCGCCGCTTCATAGTCAGGCTTACATACAAGCTTTCCGTCTTCCATTAGATAGAATTCATCTCCAGTATTAAGAGTACGCGCGCACGCTGCACACGCGAAACACCTGAGGTGGTAAACGTGCGCCTGCGCACGTCGTACCACTTGCGTCGGAGGGATGCCTTGACCGCAACCAGCACACTTCGTACCGAACCGCCTGGGACAACAACCGCAACAAACAACATTATCAAAgtgatatttgttattaattcttTCTATGTCtttaaaactgttattatttttgtatttaaaatgatttgttCTAATTTATATCctagtaaatatgtatatattttttagactgTATTTTATTAACCTTTCAGATTGTATGctatctgttttattatattataatcgaaTATTAACTCGTGACGTTTCAATAGAGTTTTACATGTCGTGATCACCGACTGACTGAAACGTCAAACGTctggcaaaataaaaatatatccgaaacagcctgtgaatgtcccactgctgggctaaaggcctcctctcctcattttgaggagaaggttttggagcttattccaccacgctgctccaatgcgggttggtggaaaaataaatataaataaaaatatataccgaGGCAAAATCTGATTACAACATATATTCATCGAAATGACAAGAGGCTtttaacaatatgtatttattgcatacatatattttaaattcgtttttaaaagaagtaaagAAACGTAAATTTCCTCGCATACCTTTTTAATGAGGTAAATGCTAAGTTTCATCCACAATATTCATTTACTAGACTCAGAATATCTAACGACAAGTGCGCGTTCCCTTACGTACTTGATCACTAAGTACGAAATTAAATGTAAGCATTAATGTATcacttaatatttcttgtatcGACTGAAATCACTTTAGTTAGAGATCTACGTCTTCTATCAGATGTACTAAATGATAACGGTTAACATTTTATGcaaagcttaaataaaaaaagactgcAAATCTTAGtttaaaactaatttgataATTATGTATTACCAGTTACACTGAAGTGTGCTAAAGCACATGTAACGTTAAAATAgctaaactaaaattatatatgatcaaaaaaaatattggaaagaTTTTTCAAGTGTTATCCATTTTATAATCGAAGGTTCAAAGTCGAAttcatttaatatgatattctGTAGTTGCAtggaattgtatataataatcatatgcaaatcattttatttacttatccaTATTTACCAATGATTATAAATCcaataaaaaagtcgagatggcccagtggtaagaacgcgtgaatcttaaccgatgaacgtgggttcaaacccgggcaagcacctctgaatttacatgtgcttaatttctgtttataattcatctcgtgcttttcggtgaaggaaaacatcgtgaggaaacctgcatgtgtctaatttcatcgaaattctgcaacatgtgtattctaccaacccgcactggagcagcgtggtggaataagctccaaaccttctcaaaaaaagggagaagaggccttagcccagcagtgggacatttacaggctgttactgttactgtactgtataaatccaagctattattatattaattttgaaaaaaaacttataataagaGTGCAATCGTaatgatatttacatttttagtcAATTATGCaatcatatcatataatatacaatttcgtATTTGTAAAagtctgttatatatattatataaaacgtaaGACAAAATACTTGACTCGTTATCGTGTTAAGTTGAATAAATGTGCAGAGGCTTACTTGAAAAAATCTTCAGTGCAATATAGCTGGTTGTTCCTCGCGAAACATTTCCCAGAGAGCATAGCCCTGCACTCCACACAGCGGAGGCAACCCGCGTGCCAAGTGCGATCGGATACTTTCAACACGTACCGGTCTACTATCATTTCATGACATCCACCACATTTTGGTATACTGGCtgcaacaaaaaacaaaattaagataacctgaataaaaaaagttacacgtcattattgtttatattttttttattcggaaAGCAGGTAAAAGACCGCCTAATGATAAGTTTTTATCGGCGCGTTCTCTTATATCATTTATTGCTAATTACAAAATGATTTGTGAGTATACTAATGTATCACTTAAGGTACTTCTTGTGTCAACTTAAATCATATTAGCTTAAGacctaagtatttttttttccgcTGTAGCACAACGGTAACGGTTCACATATTGtgcaaagtttaaataaaaaggtaAATGCAATCTTTAGTTTAAAATTCAACACATAATTATGGATTACCCTTTGTTGAAACTTTATAATTGCTACACTAAAAGcagatgtatattattttatttgaaaatcagGGCCACCTAACGATAAGTGTCTGCCAGTCTCAaccaaaacacaataaaaagtaataatatttggcggtagaataaatgacATGTAAGTGCACAAAATATTGTGACTATGatcaaaattgataaattaattttaaaaactttactcATTATAAGCCTTCATTTGTTTTCAACTTTATGCGTTAGTATATGCAAGTGAAATCttgcaaatgaattttaaaacagttATCTTAATCCACTTGGCCGGTAATTTTGTGTACTCTTTTAGGGCCAGACAACACACACAAAAACTCTGAAGAACATTACAAAGTGAGAGCTTGCAGAgttaagaatgtttttatttataaatcgcgAGTAAGTTGAGCAGTAAGCCGTAGTCATAGATAACACATTCGAAGAGTATTATTGTCGATTCATACAGTCAcgtcaaatttaataattaattgtaattaaactgTACTATGAAAGTCtagtatttttaagaataagcACTTTCATTAATTACGAAggaaaaataaagaatacataTCTATATCATATTTCAAACAAGCAAAAAGCAAGTAGTAAATGTGTCTTATTCCTAATTGTATTGTTaatgttttactaaaattaaagttataattagtaattacttTGTAAGTGTGAGACTTTTACGATACAAGTACTTCGTTAGAATAGATaagatcaattaaaaaaaattaaaaacaaattttacttgcctgtactttattataattcagaACTCGCAATTTTAAGACTTAACTCACAcactaaaaagtaaaataaaagcttagtaatcaataaattacgttttaaaaaatgtacaacaagACTTATTTAAaggcataatttaaattatgaattgttATGTATAAGCTacgttttcaataataattctgACTTAatcttataacttttttttaattgaacataTTTTCGGTGAGCATATTTAGGTTAttcatttaagttatatatgcagattctaaaTCCTAAAACACGAATCCTCATCTATAAATACGAGTAAGTAGTTAAATTTCAAAAACCATTAACCTATGTCGATTTAAAAATGATGTCAGTTGTGTTACTACTATTATTACTAGAGTGAAGGTTTCTGTCATTCTATCATCAAtgtacaatagaaaaaaaaaccaaagaGGCAGTGAAATGCGGGCGGGGGTCATaagctagttatatataaatttgcgcTAAATTTTTCACACTTCAGAAACAGATTAGCTCTTATCTCGAGGTTTAGttactttaattaaacattcgtactgtaaaaaagtaaaatacaataaatactatatgttttagtattagtagttatatatataactataatatttattggttttatggAGTGATGATTGATAGcacagaatttcaataaatcgTTTCCTATTTtaagtcctaatagcatcaactcctgaagagctgcaataAATTATGAACCGTGtgaatgagtgcagtgaaaacgctggtctgaggatgaacttatcaaaaacgaagatcatggtgttatctaaacatagcttcgatgacattgctaacATTGTAGTAGgtcaaaaaattgagagggtgcgcaagtacaaatatctggggacatggcttaatgacacctggagctgtgaacaggaggtaaagactcgcatcgaaatagctcgaagtgccttctgcacgttgaaaaaaatactctgcaatcgcagacttaagatccctgtgcgcatacgactcctacattgttacatctggcctatacttctttacggatgcgaggagtggacaattaaagaagacctcaaaaaatttatagaagctttcgagatgtgggcatatagacgtatgttgaccattagttggactcaaatggtctcgaacgtggaagttctgcgaagcgtcaaccaaaaacggcaacttttggagactgtcaagatgaaaaaagttgcatatctcggacacgtgcttaggcatgaaagatatgaacttttgatgacaactgattatgatgggaaaaattgccggaaggagagctgttgggcgcagaattgtcttggctgtgcaacatccgtgaatggacgggaatcgggAGTGCTGCCGACCTCTTTCGCCTCGCAAAGAacaaggagtatttaaagccgACTGCCAActttcgctagtcggagtggcactcgaagaagaagaagtttCATATCTTAGTGGAGCTTAGGTTGCTATACATTAAAGTACCTAAACACTATTCGTCTGTAGCTGGTTAACATGAGACAAAAGTAGGTTTCCTAtagatgttttcttttaatgttGATTGCTGATTAAgagataaagtataaatatcaattaatcaAAAGTAAACTTGATCTTGCTTGGAATTGAACCTAAAGCAGGTTCAATTCCAAGCAATTTCTCAGTTATTATTCTTCAATCCAGTCGCTCATAACAGCTCTTAAACTTTGAATTGTATAGTTATCATACAATATGAAATGTTAAacgtattgttatataaaattccaCGTTGACAAAGTAAAACGCATTTGccaaaattcattaattaaatttttgaccGAAATTTAACCATTTCTTATGCGTTTATCAAAAGCAACTctcaaattataaagatttttatccGCCTAAAAATTCATGGAAGTTTTTCACTTTTACgcagcgatatatatatatataggtaatcatatattaataatctaagTTGATCATTTACTTATGACGGCTATATCTACTCTAGCTCTATTCTATGTAGAGTTATATGTTTATGGTCaaatgaatatgtaaatatagtatttactttaccttttttaagaaattttttaatttaataataaatattgtttattttgtattatataaattgtatattttgtattatttaaattaaataattttataaaaatcatctaCAGAATCATTCATTGtatctagtatatatataataatgttttatttccaATTCGTTTTGCACTAATTTAGAAAGAGACGCTTCTCCATATGAATGTAAGACCATATTATCTTTGTTAAATGTCGAATACTACACTAGAACCAAAAAGTAGTAACTTAACATTCatatgtttacattatttactatatatacacTTTCTTTtcgtattgtttaaattttaactaatcTTTAATGTCGATATAGGCTAACTATATCGTTTTTCTTACGAAGATCCAATTGTTTTGATACCACAAtacttttatatcataaataaatttgatcacatttaacaatataatgatatattataaatgtacgtACAACACTATTCACTAAATTCACAAATCAATTAACACAACACGTATTTAAATTTACGTACATAGAAACACTTCTGGTAGATGTTCGAGCTGAATCGGGGGTACGCGCATTTCACCGAGCTCGTCCTCTGCGCCGGGATACATCATCGCACCCAGCATGATCAACAGCCGCCCTCGGCCGCTGCGCTTGGCGTACTGACACCACCCCACAAAACAACCCCAAACCCTCTTATCAGTACCTCCTCGCGATTGGTCGACCTCTC
Protein-coding sequences here:
- the LOC126781444 gene encoding LIM/homeobox protein Lhx3, with amino-acid sequence MLGAMMYPGAEDELGEMRVPPIQLEHLPEVFLSSIPKCGGCHEMIVDRYVLKVSDRTWHAGCLRCVECRAMLSGKCFARNNQLYCTEDFFKRFGTKCAGCGQGIPPTQVVRRAQAHVYHLRCFACAACARTLNTGDEFYLMEDGKLVCKPDYEAARAKGEGSIDGDAASKRPRTTITAKQLETLKSAYSSSPKPARHVREQLAQDTGLDMRVVQVWFQNRRAKEKRLKKDAGRTRWSQYFRSMKGAGGGSPRHDRLLDKDELKIDLDSFSHHELSNDSYSTAALGGEEGSPAGGASSARFGATPPYLRAHSPPHAHYHYPPDHLVYTNIGQSMGGAGLGAGAGGASDMSSSSSPAAGGYPDFPPSPDSWLGESHHYSPRGYP